GGCAAAACGAGAGGTGACGGGGATATGTTAGTTGTCTCTATTTCATTATCTCTGTTATCAAAGTGCCTTTGATGACAAGGATACGTTAGTTATCTCTATTTCATTGTCCCTATTATCAAAATGCCTTTGAGGAAACTTTGTCCTCATCACATTAAAATTTACTATCTTTAGGACCTCAAACAAAAAAATTCCATGGAGATTTCATCTAGAAGATGTAAGTTAACATCTCTATCCCTATGCATAAAATTGACATCCTTGGGCATAAGGTCTACTTTtctccataaaaaataaaactctaGTAAATAAAGGATTTGAAAATATCATCACAACCATTCTCCTCCCTAAATCATTTACTCCCATCCCCACAATCATTCCCTCCTAACTCTCAAACAAACCTAAATAAAATCAACAATTAATCAAGATACGGTTCCCAAAAGATATGGCAGTTTAGATGTTTCCTATGAAAGGAGATAAATGGCACATGAAAGTTTATAAACTACTACACTTTCAAGAAAATATTCATGCATAGATATAATAAGTAAACCAAATATCATTGGCCCCTCCCACATAACTTATAAGGAGGGTCAATAGAATGTATTAGCTCCAAAAGTAGAATTACTTGGAAGTTGGCATATAGGAAAGGTAATTGGCAAACTTCCAAACCCTAGCCTAAAACAATTTTTTCATTGTATTGAAAGAAACATCAATTAGAAATTTGGACAAGCTGAAATTTAAGTTAAACTTTGGTGCATTTGTTTCATGATCATCTACAATAAAAATTTGCTGGTATATTCATGGTGTTGTTTCAACTTTGATGTAACCTTTGCCAAAATCTGGTGAAAATATGTGTAATTAAAAGAAGCTGTGGCTGCAATGCATCACTGTGAACAGACAGAATGTAGGTCTCAAAATTAAATGCATGTGAACAAAAAGCAGCAACTTGAACTTCTAGTATATCAGACCTTCATAGTTACTTGTTATCTGCTTCCACCACCAAAGGCAACATCTTTTACCTCATAACTGACCCTACACCAAAACAATCTTTAGTCCTTAATAGCAATGACAATTTATATAATATTCAAGGAGATAAATTCCTTCGACACCAAAAAACTGCAGCAGCAAAGACGCTAAATTTTCAAAATGTTCATTCTCAATGAAGCTCGGGATTTGACTAATATTCACTACCTATCTTCCCTTCGACTGTGGCTTTGTTTGTGGCTTCTTAGGGGATAATAAGGTGAAGCTGGGTGATTTACTAGTTTGATGTCCAAAAACACCCTTCAATGGTGTAAACTCCGATTCATCATCATCGCTGTCGATGTTATCAGGAGTATGCCTATTCTGGTATGCTCTGCGCTGCAAAAGAAAGACATTGAAGTAGTAGTTGACTAAACTTTCCCTGCTCTTCTTAGGAAATGCTTTGAAAATATCATCCCAGAAACGTCTATCAAGTGAAGCAGGATTCGATTTCACTACATCTTTGAACTTCTTCTCTTCTTGCGGTGTCCACCATCGCCTAACTTCCTCACCTATCTTATCTAGACTCCACTGATAAAAGGCCGCACCTAATTCCAGCTTGAGTTTAGCCCTTTTCTCAGCAATGTGAAATCGAACACACTCAACAGAGCCTTGTACTCTGCATTTACATGAATTGCGTCTTCCATTTCCAACAGATTCCCTATCCAAAAGTCTGGATTTTACAGTTTTTAGTGGCCATACTTGGGTTCCCAACCACTTAGAATCACTCTCATGAGTCGTCCCAGTCCATTCAGGCACCTCAGCTTGATGGCTTGGCCCAAGAGGGATGTTCACTGTGGGAGGTGTGTCAAGAATTGATTCAGAAGAACAGGAGGCACGTAACTTTTTTTTGGTACTGCTTTCAGTATCACTTGAGGTTCTTCGCAACCTTGAAAAGATAGATGCAGATTTTCCAACTAAAACTCCATTGTCAGATTTGATCCTCTGTCTAAGATTGTAATTTGCCCCAAGGCTATCATCATACATGCAAGGATGCATCTTCTGAGCCTAAAATATGACAGAAAATAGTTTCAGCTTACGTTTTCAACAATACTAAGAAAACATTTAGGCAAATATTCAAGTTATCTCAAAAGAGCGATTAAAGATCTCTATCATCCAAAAATAAAGCAAATTCTTCTATCAAGAACTTATCAATAAATGTTAAGCACCTACTAGAGACTAGATACACATAAAATAATGAATATAACAAGTGAACCTCTATTACTTAATGATAACATCCCAAAAGAGGTCTATAAATCGGTTTATATTATGCATGTCTTCAACATGACAAGAACATAAATTTAGAGAATCTTGTACAAGCTATAACTTAATATACTACAGAGTCTCTAATTATTTTCCAAGCGAGTATGCATACCCTCAAGTTGAAAAAGTACATAATTTATTACTCTCTTCGTCCCACAATGAGTTATGCATTTGTTCATTTGACACAAACTAAGAATAGGCTAAAAACAAAAGAAAGTGAATGATAATTTTACAAACACTTACCTTATCAAGTATTGGTGAATTCACCATTATCACAAACACAAAGTGGAAATGATGCAATTGAAATAAAGTAATTGATGTTACATTCAAAATTGAAAGTAAAAATCAATGTGGAAGGGAGGGAGTATAAAATTGAGGTTTGACCAAACTTCCATCATTTTTTCTAGTTTGTTTGTAGAGCTTTGTTTTCAACAAAACTAGAATAACAAAATAGACAATAATTTAACAGATGTTGTACACGACTCTAAATCAATCTATGGAATCTAATATTAAAATAGCAATAAATTCAAACTTTTTAGAATGTGTGGGTTGGGCCTAACTTATCCATACAAAACtggcttgtaaggtgaggataGTGGATAGTGGGATAACCGCTATTGCAAAGACTAAAAACCAGTGCATAGTAACATAAATACTTACAAATAAACTAATGCACAAAAGTAAAGAGATCAACATACTTAATAGTTAAAGAACCTAAAATATAGAGTGATAAATTTAAgtagagaagaagaataaaacagACCTGAACTAAAAGTAGGAAGAAGAGCAGAACAATTATTTGTGAGCAAGAATATAACTTTAATTATCAAAAGATTTCAATTGAAATTTATACCATTTAAAAAAAGACAAcagttgaaaaaaaattaaaggaaTTTATCCCCAAAATTCTAATAACAAATGCAGTAGCAGCTGCAATAGAGGTTTGGGGTCAAAAATCTACAACCGCTATTATTGACAGCGGCTCACAGACCAAGTGCACCGCACCGAACTCTCCAACTGCTACACTATCTCACTATAGCGTGCAATTGAGAACATAGGAACTGTGTAACAAGATTTTAATGAATTCTCATTATAAATAGGATATTAATGACGATTCTAATTTAGTGTTGATTGAAACAaagataaaaattcaaataataaatCTTCACAATAGTTTAATTTAATGTGCTTAACATGTAGCACAAAAAAAGAAAAACCCGGTTGAATCAATTACAATTACAATTCAACCCAGTTCATCAACCCTAGTTCAATCTGATTCAACCAAATTACAAATCAACCCAATTCAACTCTAGTTCAATCTGAGTCAACCAAACTTCCGTACAACCGTAAAACAAGCTGGTTCCCGGTTAACCTGATTGAACTACACGGTTTGGTctagtttttaaaacattgctttTGATGAAAAACTAGAGTCACAGGTTAAAGTTATATTATAtatcaaatataataataatcttcAAAAATAAATGTGGCTAGAACAAGAACTAAATAAAATTGAATCACGTGTGAAATAATTACATTGCAGGATTTAGTTGTGAAAGTAtaccaaaataaataaagaaaagataaaataGCCCTCTAACAACCAAAACTATTCTTTCAACAcggatatttattttaaaaaacaacagaAGATTAGCCATATAAATATTTTGATACAACAAAGATAGGCAGGCCCATTTAAAACACAGAAAACAACATGTTCGAACATAGTCAAGTAACAAATAGTTATCCATAAATCTAATTCATATAGAAACACCATCCATTAATACAATAATTATAATGCAAATGACAAAAGGACCTCTTACATCATAAACTATTGGCAATATTTTCTATGATGCATGGTCTAGGCAAAAAAATGACACACAGCCCTACATTATATTTCAAATATCACCGGTCATACACATGAAAAATAGAGAGCATTTAGTTGTTTTCAACTTACCAGCCAAGTGAGTTTTTCACAGTTTGATCCAAAATCCTTTTTCAAAAAGGCAGCTTCTCGAAACAACAAAACCTTCTTCCAGGTCTCTTCATTACTGTAAGACTTCCACTTTGACTTTTCAGGCATTGAACCTACAACAGGATCACAAATATTCTTTGCAGTGCTAGTAACCCAACTTAGAATTTCTGACATTGACTCTCTCTTCCTCTTCCGACCAAAGCTCTCTCTATTAACACTAGACGTATCCAATATTAAGAAAtcagcatcatcatcattatcacacCTCTTGCTTCCATCTGACAACCCAGGCATATCGTTTACTGTTTCGGATACATCCACTACTTTTATTCCACCCTCATCAAACTCTTCCATTGTTTCAACAGCATCTGTCCTACTTTCCTGCATACACACATCAACAACTCCTCCGCTCTTAACTTTCTTAACCGCATTAGACTCAAGATTGGCATCCTTCACTCCATTAGCATCACATAACTTCCTCCCATCTATGTAGTCATAAACCCTTTCGAGTTCAGCCGCATTCAACTCAGGGTTCACGCCCTTCACCCTATTAGTACCGCAAAACTTCCTCCTACACTCATAAACACCCTTGAGTTCATCATCGTCCTCACCATAATCCTCCAACAAAAACTCAGCCTGCAACTCCATCAACCGCTCGCCAAACTTAACTCTATCATCCACTAAATCACACTTAGGAAACTCACCATCAACTACATTCTTCAACGGCGTCTCTAAAGTACTCAAATACTTACTGTAAACAAGTTCAACAGATGAACCAACATTCACACCCAACCCATACTCTTCCCCAACCAAATCCCACAGCCTGTTCTTACAAACAACATCATAACCACCTTTATCCTTCACCACCATGAACAGTTTATACAAATCCAAAGGTTGCTCACTTCCCAACATTTTCTAGATCTCTTTCTAAATAAACACCAACAAACTAATCAAAAAATTACACTAAACTTTCACCAGATAAAATCTACAAAAACAACAGCATCAGCTCCATCAAAACTCTTAGCTAGCTCCACAACAAGCCTGTCATGCAAATCCAAAacataatcaaaaacaaaatcataCTAAAAAGGTTCCATtataaaccctaaccctaaccctaaccTAACCAGgttcaaaaaaaataaacaaaaatttcaaaatcaaaaccgaTTATGCAAGCAGATTCAGTGATGAATGTGAAAAGGTACCAGATGAGAATCAAGAGTTGTAGATTTTAGAGAGAGAAACTCTCTCTCTCTAtgtatctctttctctctccatatCTAAATTTGTAAAGATATAGAAGAGGGAGAGCGAGAGAAAATTTTCGGAATCCCGCGCATTGTTTCGAttcatgaaaaaaattattaaatcggCGATAATCGGTGTTTTCGAGTGtaaatagagaaaaatagagGGGCGAAAGTTCAAGTTTTGAACAGATGCAGATGCTATTCTTCAAAAATCTGAGGGGTTTTGAGAAAATAGATTTTTCGGGAAATAGGTTTTGATCTAAGAAGACCCATGGGAATCTGATAGTACAAGaattatttagaaattaaaattaaaattaaaattaaaattcttacCCAAATAGATCTAAAATTTTGAAAGAGTAAAAAGAAATATAATGAAATTTTCATTGGAGATGGAGAGAAAAAATTGGGGGAGAGAAAGAGACATAATACATACCTGTTGTGTGAATAAAAGAGATGGAGAGAATAGAATAGTCCCTAGGTAAAATTTATGGTGACCTTTGATTTGGAATCTAATTTTCTTCAAACTTCCtttgttttgtatttatttataacCCTAGccccaaaaaaatttattttctctcTAAGAAATAGAGAAGGAGAAGAGAATTTGAGGAAAATAAATTTGAGATGGGGAATATATGATTTTTAGAAGAGATTGATGAATGAGAAAAATCACCTTTTATTGTGGTATTTATTACATTATTTGAGGATTCATTAACCATGATTAGTTTTTGACTATGGTTGAGTTAAGCTTTTGGATAGGTGGGTAGTGGATTGGTATTAGGAATATGGTAATGAGATAGTGTGAGGAAAAGAAAAATTTGCCTATGAGAATGAATTATTTATCATATCTagatattattattggatttattTTTTGATTCATAATCTagtattattattggatttattttttattcataatcCCTAATTTTTAGGAAATATTGatacaaaattataatttattttgttcttaaatataagatatttttaagaaaattacaaaaattgGGAAGGTTGATTATGGTATTAAATttatgaataattgatattatttttataattttattcttttttttttttttggtttatcacaACTGGTATAGTTCGGTTCGGGGGATTATCTCTGGCATCAAGCGAGTCAAACTCCCTCCCGATCGCAATTGTGGGGAACCGTGactctccctaccaagtccagcgtcaatcaccactaaaccaactaacgatgagttataattttattctttattgaAGACGATTAGTTGATATTTTCATTAGAATAATGTAATGTAATAATGGATTTATATATtagtaaagaaatatttttttttctaaaagtcATTAATTTGTTAATATCAACGACTTATTTACATTAATACAtagatataaataaatataattgttaTTGACTGAATTATATACGAACAATTTATATTTATGGGTATCTTATATTTAAGAATGAATGTAGTACattataatttcaattttaatatgaATCGAGTATCATCTACATGCAATTGTGGAGACTAGCCTTTTGATTTAGGGAAGACGATAATAGGTGAGAAAGATTTTCTTCAAAATATATTGGAGGATCCCAATAGACACCGAAGCTCTCTCAATATATATTTATCCACATTCTCAAAGCCAAATATGAATCTAAGATATTTGGTTAACTTGAAAGAGATGTACGTCATCTCATCCAAGTATTATTGCAATTTTATGGGaaatcaatatctttatcattaTCGAAGTACCTCTCAAATAAACGACTTAATAAATTGAATCAGTTTTCAGGAGAGAATCTTATTGTCAACTCGCTCGACATTGTgttgatttaaaattaaaaaaatattattatatacacTTTACCATTGCTTTGATATATGTTTTTACTATAAAACCAGTTAAAGGAATCAAACAATTATAATGGTTCTTCGAAGGCATGTATATGAAGATTTCATAATCAACTTAAGAATGATATATAACATACATGACTTGTGCTAATTGTTGAATATATATTTGTGTTGTTGGAGTTTATTTGAAGTCTCACATTATTTAGGTTTCCGAGTTATTGAATGTATAAATATGTGAAGGCAACCTCACTCTTTGAGCTAGTTTTTGGGATTGAGATTCAAAcatatttaacatggtatcaTAGTCGGGTTAAGAACCATGCTCACATTAGGTGTGAGGGTGGGTGTTAAATATGTATttgtgttgttggagtttgtttaaAATCTCACATTACTTAGGTTTAGGGGTTGTTGAGTGTATAAATATATGAGGACAATCTCATATTTCAAGCAACCTTTTGGAGTAAGgatctaaaaatatttaacacTAGTAACACacattgttgatcttgaatttatATGTTATGGTGGAAGGATATTAAGTTAAGACCAAGTGGTGTTATAGATAATAATCTAATTAGACATGATCatgaaattatattttatagctAATGAATAATGCATTAGAAATTTTGCATTACTTTCTTACTTTTCTTAGACATGGTCTTTAAGTGAAAAATATTCTTCCTAATTATTTGTCCAGAATATTTATGTACAAGATCAAAAACTCCTAATTTATTCCTTGTCATTGctttataacaacaacaataaatataTCATCTTAAACTTCTTGTTATTATAATCATCATATATTATATTGATTAGAGTTGTAGTTCTTGTGTTCATtttatatatcatatattttgttttatgtcACTTTAAGGAATAAAGTATattgaaatattttattattgtgaCAGTCTATTATTcaatcttttaattgattttagtttgactCTAATGTGATACCTATAATTGATAATTCTAGTCATGTTTTTGAGAAGCAACACAACAAAATTGTCGACTATGAGACCAAACAATATCTAAATTGTCTAAAATACTAACAATATAAAATCCTAACCATCTATCTAAAAGACTATATGTCTAAAATACTAACTATCTAAATTAAGGTGtgtttaattttgttttcctCACAAAATCATAGAATAGATTTTTGTCTCAAGTGCTAAATAtctaaaatactaaaatattcTTATATTATTCAATCAAGAAACCATTTCATCTCTATCCTTTCTTCCAGTATCATCttctaatatattttatttttccatctTCAATATTTCTCCCACCCCCTCcccttttttctcttttatttatgtATCTCTCTCACTTTCACATTTCCTTCGTCTTTCCCtatatttctctctttttctcttaACTATCTCTCTCGTCCCTTTACCATCTTTATCTCTTGCTCTTTTCCCCATCTTTATCTCAtgcctcttttttctatttccaTTTGTCGCACTCTCGTGTctcctctatctctctcttaattcatttatctctctctctctctctctttattcatcatctctctcttttatttttatcttccTCTCATGTCTTTCTCCGTTATTAATATTTACATATATAAAGGATATTGTAAAGGATATTGTAGTAAATTTTACTATATTTTGTTTCTATAAAGGATATTATAGAAAATTTCACTATATTCTGTTTGTGTGTTATCCATCAAATATCTTACAATATGCATATTTGTATGAGTGATATTTTGTTCAATACTTACCTTCTTACAAATCAAACATTTTATTATAGCTCGAAATAGCTTAAgactatttttatcattttttagaattttttgctTATATATCTAACTTCATGAATAACTCTTCAATTAGACACATATGACTCGAGTTATTATCAAAATAATAGTGGTATAGTAGTCAAATAATGCAAGTTTATTAAAAAGGTTACTTAATAGATTGAGATTGttgtttaattgaataaaattgtaattaaatcAGTTATAGAAATAGTTAATGGTCTATTTTGAATCATGTTATCAATCTCTCAATGTAATATCTCATATTTTCTTAAATGTTCTACTGGTTATCAGTTGTTGTCACTTAGGACAAACTGAGTTCCTAAGTGCTCTATTCGTTGTCAGTTGTTGTCGATAGAGTAATTAATAAACACATATTAGCTTAATTCTTATTAAAAGAGACTGACCTTTATTAATTAGGACGCGAAGGAACATTTTGGTGACATCATTATTGGTCAATTGCTCACTTGGGATTTTTTCTCTA
The Vicia villosa cultivar HV-30 ecotype Madison, WI linkage group LG6, Vvil1.0, whole genome shotgun sequence genome window above contains:
- the LOC131609625 gene encoding AT-rich interactive domain-containing protein 2-like, which gives rise to MLGSEQPLDLYKLFMVVKDKGGYDVVCKNRLWDLVGEEYGLGVNVGSSVELVYSKYLSTLETPLKNVVDGEFPKCDLVDDRVKFGERLMELQAEFLLEDYGEDDDELKGVYECRRKFCGTNRVKGVNPELNAAELERVYDYIDGRKLCDANGVKDANLESNAVKKVKSGGVVDVCMQESRTDAVETMEEFDEGGIKVVDVSETVNDMPGLSDGSKRCDNDDDADFLILDTSSVNRESFGRKRKRESMSEILSWVTSTAKNICDPVVGSMPEKSKWKSYSNEETWKKVLLFREAAFLKKDFGSNCEKLTWLAQKMHPCMYDDSLGANYNLRQRIKSDNGVLVGKSASIFSRLRRTSSDTESSTKKKLRASCSSESILDTPPTVNIPLGPSHQAEVPEWTGTTHESDSKWLGTQVWPLKTVKSRLLDRESVGNGRRNSCKCRVQGSVECVRFHIAEKRAKLKLELGAAFYQWSLDKIGEEVRRWWTPQEEKKFKDVVKSNPASLDRRFWDDIFKAFPKKSRESLVNYYFNVFLLQRRAYQNRHTPDNIDSDDDESEFTPLKGVFGHQTSKSPSFTLLSPKKPQTKPQSKGR